The Montipora capricornis isolate CH-2021 chromosome 1, ASM3666992v2, whole genome shotgun sequence genome contains a region encoding:
- the LOC138029099 gene encoding LOW QUALITY PROTEIN: tyrosinase-like (The sequence of the model RefSeq protein was modified relative to this genomic sequence to represent the inferred CDS: inserted 2 bases in 1 codon): MSRRVSFTWLLLYFFAVSLPLTEGQFPKVCVTLDSLKSKECCPIPKGFSAPCGSDGNRGTCQELMIREWNFTYSHYQAFQLEDDRHDWPNALYHKTCKCQSNFAGYDCSKCKFGYYGNNCKQKKILTRKNFVRLSAEEKDRYMRYINMSRYSESDYVVTSTPYKVINRTVQAGGDPASLFYNVTNYDLFVWIHYFARYGTTYPNKNTRSXIDFGHGGQGFLSWHRLYMLAWERTVQEVAGDDNFSLPFWDWTSHKDERDPTIFSEDLLGVTQQEDGVVQGKYFKDWYAICTELTLCNPTVRRPGLERSTKKENEIKNKTLGYTMTFPSKEEVNFALRFETFGLPPYSKVSSCNFVNILEGFASTKTGYSLPTRYTLHNLVHVIVGGAMSEVRSASNDPIFLLHHCFVDRIFEKWLRKYNKDASVLSILDAPIGHNRNDVIVPLFPLHTNEQMFKKSFEFGYEYEDVDENGKSSDDEEPVQPIDLGQCPVPCPVVSTK, translated from the exons ATGAGTCGAAGAGTCTCTTTCACTTGgcttttgctttatttttttgctgTCAGTTTACCCTTGACAGAAGGCCAGTTTCCTAAAGTTTGCGTCACCCTCGACAGCTTGAAGAGCAAAGAGTGCTGTCCGATCCCAAAGGGCTTCAGTGCGCCTTGTGGTAGCGATGGCAACAGAGGCACGTGCCAGGAGTTGATGATTCGTGAATGGAATTTTACCTACAGTCATTACCAGGCATTCCAGTTGGAGGACGATCGTCACGACTGGCCAAATGCCCTCTACCACAAAACCTGCAAATGCCAATCAAACTTCGCTGGTTATGACTGCAGCAAGTGCAAGTTTGGTTACTATGGTAACAACTGCAAACAAAAGAAGATCCTGACGAGGAAGAATTTTGTCAGATTGTCAGCCGAGGAGAAGGATCGCTACATGAGATACATCAACATGTCCAGGTACTCTGAAAGTGATTATGTGGTGACTTCGACTCCTTACAAAGTGATCAACAGAACCGTGCAAGCTGGTGGAGACCCTGCGTCCTTGTTTTACAACGTCACCAACTATGACCTGTTCGTGTGGATACATTATTTCGCAAGATATGGTACAACTTATCCAAACAAAAACACACGCAG CATTGACTTTGGGCATGGGGGCCAGGGGTTTCTTTCGTGGCATCGACTATACATGCTTGCGTGGGAGAGAACCGTGCAGGAAGTTGCCGGTGATGACAatttttctcttcctttctGGGATTGGACTTCACATAAAGATGAGCGTGACCCTACTATTTTCTCTGAAGATTTACTTGGCGTGACACAACAAGAAGACGGCGTGGTGCAAGGCAAATATTTTAAAGATTGGTACGCCATTTGCACTGAACTGACACTGTGTAATCCTACAGTTCGGCGGCCCGGGCTGGAGCGTTCGacgaagaaagaaaacgaaataaaaaacaagaccCTAGGATACACGATGACGTTTCCAAGCAAAGAAGAAGTCAATTTTGCTCTCCGGTTTGAAACCTTCGGGCTACCGCCTTACAGCAAAGTGTCGAGCTGCAATTTCGTAAACATCCTTGAAGGCTTCGCCAGTACCAAGACTGGATATAGCTTGCCCACCCGCTACACCTTGCACAACCTGGTTCACGTCATTGTCGGGGGAGCCATGTCAGAAGTACGCTCAGCATCTAATGATCCAATTTTTTTACTGCACCATTGTTTCGTGGATCGCATCTTTGAAAAGTGGCTTCGCAAGTATAACAAAGACGCCTCTGTTCTTTCTATCCTCGACGCACCCATTGGCCACAACAGGAACGACGTCATTGTACCATTGTTTCCATTGCACACCAATGAGCAGATGTTTAAGAAGTCTTTTGAGTTCGGTTATGAATACGAGGATGTTGACGAAAATG GCAAATCCTCTGATGATGAAGAGCCTGTGCAGCCAATAGATTTGGGACAGTGCCCGGTACCTTGCCCGGTAGTTTCAACAAAGTAG